In Thermotomaculum hydrothermale, a single genomic region encodes these proteins:
- a CDS encoding DUF4911 domain-containing protein has translation MLESKAINLEDAKTIEVFTETKKENIFYLRVILESYEGLAIMTTVNDESTLLKFACLKCNFEDCINLLKSLERESLLSIKKIKEV, from the coding sequence GAAAGTAAAGCGATTAATTTAGAAGATGCAAAAACAATTGAGGTTTTTACGGAAACAAAAAAGGAAAATATCTTTTATTTAAGGGTAATTCTTGAAAGCTATGAGGGGCTTGCAATTATGACAACTGTTAACGATGAGTCAACATTGTTGAAATTTGCCTGCCTTAAATGTAACTTTGAAGATTGCATAAATCTGTTAAAATCTCTTGAGAGGGAGAGTTTATTATCCATAAAAAAAATTAAAGAGGTTTAG